The sequence TTGGGAAGTTGAACTGGCCGTAGTGGTAGGCAAAAAGGCGTCGTACGTAAAAGAGGCCGATGCGCACAAACACATAGCCGGTTATGTGTTGCATAATGATTACAGCGAACGCGAGTTTCAACTGGAGCGCGGCGGGCAATGGGTTAAGGGCAAAAGCTGCGATACCTTCGCGCCGCTTGGCCCGTTCATAGCTACGCCCGAAAAGGCCGGCAATGTAGATGATCTGAAGATGTGGCTAAAGGTTAACGGGCAGCTGATGCAAAGCAGCTCTACCAGTCAGCTGATATTTAAAGTGCCATTTTTAATTCATTACCTCAGCCAGTTTATGACGCTGATGCCAGGCGATATCATCAGTACCGGTACACCGCATGGCGTTGGGCTTGGCTTTAAGCCGCCCATCTATTTAAAGTCAGGCGATGTGGTGGAGCTGGGCATCGATAATTTAGGCACGTCCACGCAAAAGGCGGTGGCTTACACCCAACCCTGGTAACCCCTATATTTGAAACATGAACGAACAGGCAGATTGGTACCGGGTAAAAAATGTGCAGCAGGCAGATAGCCCCGCGCTGCTGCTTTATCACGAACGGGTGATCAATAACATTGAGCATTTAATAGCGATGGCCGGGAACCCGGATTTGTTGCGCCCGCATGTAAAGACCAATAAATCGGCCAGTGTTAGCCGCCTGATGATTGAACGTGGCATCACTAAATTTAAATGCGCCACCATTGCCGAAGCCGAAATGCTTGGCCAAAGCGGCGCTAAGGATGTGTTGCTGGCTTATCAGCCTAATAAAGCGAAGCTTGGGCGGTTTATAGAATTGATGGGCGCATATCCGGGCACAAAATATTCCTGTTTGATTGATAATATACAGACTGCGAGGATGATATCGGATATGGCGATTAATCATAGCCTGAATGTGTCTGTATTTATTGATCTCAACGTTGGTATGGATCGTACGGGTATAGTACCTGATGAGGCGTTAAAGTTATTTAACAGAATAGAAACACTCTCAGGTAACGAGACAGAGGAGTTTCCCGGTATCGCGTTTGCAGGTCTGCACGCTTACGACGGCCACATCGAAGATGAAAACATAGATGAGCGTATCGCCCATTGCGAGCGTGAATTTAAAGCTGTTGAACAACTGCGGAACGATATAAAGAGAATGGGTTATCCGTTCCCTTTACTCGTAGCGGGCGGCTCACCCACCTTTGCCATTCATGCCAAAAGAGCAAATACCGAATGCAGCCCCGGTACCTTTGTATTTTGGGATAAAAACTATCACGACCATATCCCCGAACAGCATTTTCTTTTTGCCGCGCTGGTGCTAACAAGAGTTGTTTCATTGCCGGCCGAAGATAAGATTTGCATCGATTTGGGTTATAAAGCCGTAGCCTGCGAAAAGCCATTGGCCGTGCGTGTATACTTTTTAAACGCGCCCGAATTGATGCCCTGCAGCCACAGCGAAGAGCATTTGGTGGTGCAAGCGCCCCAAGGCCATCCGTATAAAGTGGGCGATGTGCTTTACGCACTGCCCATGCATGTATGCCCAACGGTGGCCATGTATAACCAGGCGCATATTATTCGCAATGGTATGTTTACCGAAAAATGGGCCATTGATGCCCGCGGCCGCGAATTAAGTATTTAGCAAACCTTTTTAAATCAAAATAAATTATCCCGAGGTTTGTAAGGTATGCATCACCTGTCTGCTCAGTTTAAAACCATTGCCGGCCAAATCAACGGCGAGTTATACTTTGATGATTCGGCCCTGCACCAAACGCAGCTGCTGGCCTATTCTACCGATGCCTCTGTTTACCAGGAGAAACCCTTGGCCGTAGCCCTGCCCAAAAACAGCGAAGACGTGAAGGTGCTCATCAATTTCGCGCAGCAGCACCAGCTAACGCTGATACCCAGGGCGGCCGGTACATCGCTGGCCGGGCAGGTGGTGGGCAACGGCATTGTGGTTGATATCTCCAAATATTTTAACCGTGTAATTGAGGTAAACCAGGCAGAGAAATGGGTGAAGGTACAGCCCGGCGTCATTCGTGATGACCTGAACAACTATCTTAAGCCCTATGGGCTGATGTTCGGTCCCGAAACTTCGACAGCTAACCGCGCCATGATCGGCGGGATGGTGGGCAATAACTCCTGCGGCCTGCACAGCATTGTGTGGGGTTCCGTGCGCGACCATTTGATAGCGGCCAATGTAATATTGAGCGATGGCACCGAAGTGGTGCTGAATGCTAAAACCGATCCCTTGTCGCCTGGGGGCAATCCCCTTGAAAATAAGATCTACCAGCAGCTGATTGATCTGGTTTCAAATAACCAGGAACTAATCCGCAAAAACTATCCCAAGGCCAGCGTTACGCGTCGCAATAATGGTTACGCTTTGGATAGTTTGCTGCACATGCAGCCATTTAATGCCGATGGCCCCGAGTTTAATTTATGCCAGTTACTGGCCGGCTCTGAAGGTACGCTGGCTTTTGTTACCGAAGTAAAAATTGCCCTGCTCGATTTGCCGCCGGCCGAAACGGCGCTGATCTGCATCCATTGCAACTCTATACAGAAATCGCTTACGGCCAATATGATAGCCCTGAAGCATCAGCCCATGGCATCGGAACTGGTGGACAAGTTCATTATGGATTTTACCATCGGCCACCCCGAGTACGGCAAGAACCGCTTTTTTATCGAAGGCGATCCCGAAGCTATCCTGATGGTGGAGTTTATGGAACATACCCGGGAAGAGATAGAAGCGCGCTGCCAAAAACTGATCGGCGATTTGAAAGCCAATAATGCCGGGTACGCCTACC comes from Mucilaginibacter mali and encodes:
- a CDS encoding fumarylacetoacetate hydrolase family protein — its product is MKLFRFGEPGKEKPGVIIGEKKYDVSSFGMDFDEDFFGGNGMEELSKFLLNKEVSLPVVGDDVRTGPPVKRPGKIICIGLNFRDHAKETNAPIPAEPIVFFKATTALCGPNDNVIIPKNSVKTDWEVELAVVVGKKASYVKEADAHKHIAGYVLHNDYSEREFQLERGGQWVKGKSCDTFAPLGPFIATPEKAGNVDDLKMWLKVNGQLMQSSSTSQLIFKVPFLIHYLSQFMTLMPGDIISTGTPHGVGLGFKPPIYLKSGDVVELGIDNLGTSTQKAVAYTQPW
- a CDS encoding D-TA family PLP-dependent enzyme, with translation MNEQADWYRVKNVQQADSPALLLYHERVINNIEHLIAMAGNPDLLRPHVKTNKSASVSRLMIERGITKFKCATIAEAEMLGQSGAKDVLLAYQPNKAKLGRFIELMGAYPGTKYSCLIDNIQTARMISDMAINHSLNVSVFIDLNVGMDRTGIVPDEALKLFNRIETLSGNETEEFPGIAFAGLHAYDGHIEDENIDERIAHCEREFKAVEQLRNDIKRMGYPFPLLVAGGSPTFAIHAKRANTECSPGTFVFWDKNYHDHIPEQHFLFAALVLTRVVSLPAEDKICIDLGYKAVACEKPLAVRVYFLNAPELMPCSHSEEHLVVQAPQGHPYKVGDVLYALPMHVCPTVAMYNQAHIIRNGMFTEKWAIDARGRELSI